The following proteins are co-located in the Parafannyhessea umbonata genome:
- a CDS encoding alpha/beta hydrolase: MPSEYAELMNAIFRDRPWDASPEAHTHEDRDGAPARRPPRTPKGVTVEKIDLNGLGGERLTKRGNAGWVLYVHGGGYMSGSARERREVCQYIADMHGRNVMSCNYRLAPEHLWPAQIDDTLAAWEGVLARGVDAADVIVAGESAGGTLALSLAFALKERGMAQPGGIMALSPSVTQAESLPSHSANVATDYLLRDAVEKGALRMVYGGSECTEAFLRSPVVSPLYGDFAGLPPVFLSASDTECLVDDARVLYQRLCEAGHPAALDIRHGCPHAFQMFPRMPEARDALAAGFAFFDRHART; the protein is encoded by the coding sequence GTGCCCAGCGAGTACGCAGAGCTCATGAACGCGATATTCAGGGACAGGCCGTGGGACGCGTCCCCGGAGGCGCACACGCACGAAGACCGGGACGGCGCCCCTGCCAGGCGGCCGCCGCGCACGCCCAAGGGCGTGACGGTCGAGAAGATCGACCTCAACGGGCTGGGGGGCGAGCGGCTGACGAAGCGGGGCAACGCGGGCTGGGTGCTCTACGTGCACGGCGGCGGGTACATGTCAGGCTCTGCGCGCGAGCGCCGCGAGGTGTGCCAGTACATCGCGGACATGCACGGCCGCAACGTGATGAGCTGCAACTACCGCCTTGCCCCCGAGCACCTGTGGCCCGCGCAGATCGACGACACGCTCGCGGCGTGGGAGGGCGTACTCGCGCGGGGCGTCGACGCGGCAGACGTGATCGTCGCCGGAGAGTCCGCGGGCGGCACGCTGGCCCTCTCGCTCGCGTTCGCGCTCAAGGAGCGCGGTATGGCGCAGCCCGGAGGCATCATGGCGCTGTCGCCCTCCGTCACGCAGGCGGAGAGCCTCCCGTCGCACTCCGCCAACGTCGCCACGGACTACCTGCTGCGCGACGCGGTCGAGAAGGGCGCCCTCCGCATGGTGTATGGCGGCTCGGAATGCACGGAGGCGTTCCTGCGCAGTCCCGTGGTGTCCCCGCTGTACGGCGACTTTGCGGGCCTGCCGCCGGTCTTTCTCTCCGCATCTGACACGGAGTGCCTGGTGGATGACGCACGCGTGCTCTACCAGCGGCTTTGCGAGGCGGGACACCCTGCGGCGCTCGACATTCGGCACGGGTGTCCCCACGCCTTCCAGATGTTTCCCCGTATGCCGGAGGCGCGCGACGCCCTTGCCGCGGGCTTTGCGTTCTTCGACCGGCACGCGCGGACGTAG
- a CDS encoding cysteine hydrolase family protein, whose product MRRILIVIDMQNDFIDGALGTPEAQAIVPAVVRKIRSYPACDVFATRDTHPADYLSTQEGTYLPVPHCIKGTDGWRLRSEVAELVPADHVFDKPTFGSTELARAVRQMAQHEELQLELVGLCTDICVVSNALLLKAVLPEARISVDPACCAGVTPQKHEAALETMRSCQIQGL is encoded by the coding sequence ATGCGCAGAATCCTGATCGTGATCGACATGCAGAACGACTTCATCGACGGCGCGCTCGGCACGCCGGAGGCCCAGGCCATCGTGCCGGCCGTCGTGCGGAAGATCCGCTCGTACCCCGCGTGCGACGTGTTCGCCACGCGCGACACGCACCCCGCAGACTACCTTTCCACCCAGGAGGGCACGTATCTGCCCGTCCCCCACTGCATCAAGGGGACGGACGGCTGGCGGCTGCGGTCGGAGGTCGCGGAGCTCGTGCCCGCGGACCACGTGTTCGACAAGCCCACGTTTGGCTCGACGGAGCTCGCGCGCGCCGTGCGGCAGATGGCGCAGCACGAGGAGCTGCAGCTTGAGCTCGTGGGCCTGTGCACCGACATCTGCGTCGTGTCGAACGCGCTCTTGCTGAAGGCCGTGCTGCCAGAGGCGCGCATCTCCGTGGACCCCGCGTGCTGCGCCGGCGTCACGCCGCAGAAGCACGAGGCCGCGCTCGAGACCATGCGCTCCTGCCAGATCCAGGGCCTGTAG
- the pepI gene encoding proline iminopeptidase: MSDDATARAGVKVSEGYMPFGEWQTYFRVAGDVQAGLAAGKAPLVCLHGGPGSTHNYMELLDPLAADGRAVISYDQLGCGNSYVEGHPELWRARTWVDELEALVAYLGLTRFHLLGQSWGGMLEITYLVERQPAGVLSATLSSTLPSSQLWGREQHRMARMLPEQEWHALERAEETGRFEGEAYQRAIDHYMQLHCADLAYGPDAPECLRRPKRSGTESYVTAWGPNELTPQGTLRDWNYTDRLDQIHVPTLVVSGTDDLCTPLVAKTMADGIPGARWELFEGCRHMCYADDTPRYLRMMRSWLAAND; this comes from the coding sequence GTGTCTGACGATGCTACCGCAAGGGCGGGCGTGAAGGTGAGCGAGGGCTACATGCCCTTTGGCGAGTGGCAAACGTACTTTCGCGTCGCGGGCGACGTGCAGGCGGGGCTTGCCGCGGGCAAGGCGCCGCTTGTGTGCCTGCACGGAGGGCCGGGCTCCACGCACAACTACATGGAGCTGCTTGACCCGCTGGCCGCCGACGGCCGCGCCGTCATAAGCTACGACCAGCTGGGCTGTGGCAACTCGTACGTGGAGGGGCACCCGGAGCTGTGGCGCGCAAGGACCTGGGTGGACGAGCTCGAGGCGCTCGTGGCGTATCTGGGGCTCACCCGCTTCCATCTGCTGGGGCAGTCGTGGGGCGGCATGCTCGAGATAACGTATCTGGTGGAGCGCCAGCCCGCCGGCGTGCTGAGCGCGACCCTCAGCAGCACGCTGCCGTCCTCGCAGCTGTGGGGGCGCGAGCAGCACCGCATGGCAAGGATGCTTCCCGAGCAGGAGTGGCACGCGCTTGAGCGCGCCGAGGAGACCGGCCGCTTCGAGGGCGAGGCGTACCAGCGCGCGATCGACCACTACATGCAGCTGCACTGCGCGGACCTCGCGTACGGTCCGGACGCGCCGGAGTGCCTGCGTCGCCCCAAGCGCAGCGGCACGGAGTCGTACGTGACGGCGTGGGGTCCCAACGAACTCACGCCGCAGGGCACGCTGCGCGATTGGAACTACACGGACCGGCTGGACCAGATCCACGTGCCCACCCTCGTGGTGAGCGGCACGGACGACCTGTGCACGCCGCTTGTTGCCAAGACCATGGCGGACGGCATCCCCGGCGCGCGCTGGGAGCTGTTCGAGGGGTGCCGCCACATGTGCTATGCGGACGACACCCCTCGCTACCTGCGCATGATGCGCTCGTGGCTTGCCGCAAACGACTAG